One region of Culex pipiens pallens isolate TS chromosome 2, TS_CPP_V2, whole genome shotgun sequence genomic DNA includes:
- the LOC120425098 gene encoding uncharacterized protein LOC120425098, whose amino-acid sequence MAPSATRIEKFKATECYQTVRNRLKQWYLRGQAVSLDDKNQLAGLNKMFEVETENQVVNLLGFALNKPLAQFDESPEEVERLLANGEMCFIEDKASVMIRKVVAKMMSYSFSLIPLVVVPDYDKPDKVYETLLIKVFCYGDNCKLYYVDMAARIYDSFEHFLEKNKLPYSILCYPRDGQVSFDATGDIEIECSNVGLKNSIFNVTDIVLGVVGVVGSAGTIFATGGLAIPFLTAAMGSAAYTTGRSIVKLVDSDQHGMSLNPLKDAEARNNWLMVSANLFAFASLGTTATIAAVATNAETITATQLSRLVMAGRVLKGFTAGVNALTIVDSVVYAVNNWHLLSLYEKISLACSVCFCFREVISFINAERLIRECQISGICNFFKSCVVGSITSIDTFVTNTRQLFQSNDQFLEIGLRLVRDLLRNNFDVTVDEEFTTFRFFGFEYKTKTILRMEQVRLSKFLYMIQGIALTFKDAFSLMRKYFGDETILSTVSKHADDRGGEVEHYGMVINDLIQVCEILRRVGSDITVLIEMGLIVGAGHRFTVSSAFKTFVKCGVTKAIPLVKALVEMNPREVNRLNALRDRPETQEELIFKWITEGTNRSDEMLSKVRSLLTVDDLCTEQSLRITNLNIPQATVEVESLIEVDPKLIKRIIPEKHRFYVNPKFHRIFDAAMGSHRDFLKQVWINGTMLQPNPRDKFFEKLDALDAALQQYSSFVEAVVFFASQMQSANFRQFAYHVLFALNNVERFMEETGFDASGANDAFLADCASVMFRYKQCETRAQELSLAGYCPAEFGQPDEQLLEQVKQLAAVQKLRFGPVENAALHLDQIPMLRLGSEILKYNRFIATKCFEREEVRTVVEGLKSLVFLANDDLKVVVGVVHGEGAYIDTVKFTLEN is encoded by the coding sequence ATGGCCCCAAGCGCTACGCGTATCGAGAAGTTCAAAGCGACCGAGTGCTACCAAACGGTACGGAACCGACTCAAGCAATGGTATCTCCGAGGTCAGGCGGTCAGCTTGGACGACAAGAACCAGCTGGCAGGGCTGAACAAGATGTTCGAGGTGGAGACGGAGAATCAGGTCGTGAACCTGCTTGGTTTTGCGCTGAACAAGCCGCTGGCTCAGTTTGACGAGAGTCCCGAGGAGGTCGAGCGACTGCTGGCCAACGGAGAGATGTGCTTCATCGAGGACAAGGCCAGCGTGATGATTCGGAAGGTGGTCGCTAAGATGATGAGTTACAGCTTCTCGTTGATTCCGCTGGTGGTGGTGCCGGATTACGACAAGCCGGACAAGGTTTACGAAACGTTGCTGATAAAGGTGTTTTGTTATGGTGATAACTGTAAGCTGTATTACGTCGACATGGCCGCCCGGATATACGACAGCTTTGAGCACTTTCTGGAGAAGAACAAGCTGCCGTACTCGATTCTGTGCTACCCTCGGGATGGCCAGGTGTCGTTCGACGCGACCGGGGACATCGAGATTGAGTGTAGTAATGTCGGGCTGAAGAACTCGATTTTCAACGTGACCGATATCGTGCTGGGCGTGGTTGGAGTTGTCGGTTCGGCTGGAACCATCTTCGCCACCGGTGGACTGGCCATTCCGTTTTTGACTGCTGCCATGGGTTCGGCGGCGTACACAACGGGGCGGAGCATTGTGAAGCTGGTCGATTCGGACCAGCACGGAATGTCGCTGAATCCGTTGAAGGATGCTGAGGCGCGCAACAACTGGTTGATGGTTTCGGCCAACCTGTTTGCGTTCGCATCTCTCGGAACAACGGCCACAATTGCGGCGGTAGCGACCAACGCTGAAACGATAACGGCCACTCAACTGAGCCGGTTGGTGATGGCAGGCCGAGTTCTGAAGGGATTTACGGCCGGCGTGAACGCCCTGACAATCGTAGATTCCGTCGTGTACGCCGTCAACAATTGGCACCTGTTGTCACTATACGAGAAGATTTCCCTGGCATGTTCCGTTTGCTTCTGCTTCCGGGAGGTGATCAGCTTCATTAACGCCGAACGGCTGATTCGTGAATGCCAGATCAGCGGCATTTGCAACTTCTTCAAGAGTTGCGTGGTGGGTAGCATCACGTCGATTGATACCTTTGTTACGAACACGCGTCAGCTGTTCCAATCGAATGATCAGTTCCTGGAAATAGGACTGAGACTGGTTCGAGACTTGTTGCGTAACAATTTTGACGTGACGGTCGACGAAGAGTTCACCACGTTCCGTTTCTTCGGGTTTGAGTACAAAACTAAAACCATACTCCGTATGGAACAGGTCAGGTTGAGTAAGTTTCTGTACATGATCCAAGGGATTGCGTTGACCTTTAAAGATGCGTTCTCTCTGATGAGAAAATATTTCGGCGATGAAACAATCCTGTCGACGGTCTCCAAGCATGCCGATGACCGTGGTGGTGAAGTGGAGCACTACGGAATGGTAATCAATGACCTGATCCAGGTTTGCGAGATCCTCCGTCGCGTTGGGAGTGACATCACTGTCCTAATCGAAATGGGACTCATCGTGGGAGCGGGACATCGCTTCACCGTCAGTTCGGCGTTCAAGACCTTCGTGAAATGTGGCGTAACCAAAGCGATCCCTCTGGTGAAAGCCCTGGTCGAGATGAATCCTCGCGAAGTAAACCGCCTCAACGCACTTCGTGACCGTCCGGAAACCCAGGAAGAACTCATCTTCAAGTGGATCACCGAAGGAACTAATAGAAGCGATGAAATGCTTTCCAAAGTTCGCTCTCTACTTACAGTCGACGATCTTTGCACCGAGCAATCGCTTCGCATCACCAACCTAAACATCCCACAAGCAACTGTCGAAGTTGAATCGCTGATCGAAGTCGACCCTAAACTCATAAAACGAATCATCCCGGAAAAGCACCGATTCTACGTTAATCCAAAGTTTCACCGAATCTTCGACGCGGCCATGGGCTCCCACCGCGACTTCCTAAAGCAGGTCTGGATCAACGGAACCATGCTCCAGCCGAACCCACGCGATAAATTCTTCGAGAAGTTGGACGCCTTGGACGCGGCCCTGCAGCAATATTCCTCATTCGTGGAAGCGGTCGTGTTTTTCGCATcccaaatgcaaagcgccaacTTCCGCCAGTTTGCGTACCACGTCCTGTTTGCGCTCAACAACGTAGAGCGGTTCATGGAGGAAACTGGCTTCGATGCATCCGGAGCAAACGACGCCTTCCTCGCGGACTGCGCTTCCGTAATGTTCCGCTACAAGCAGTGCGAAACGAGGGCCCAGGAGCTCTCCCTTGCGGGTTACTGCCCGGCGGAGTTTGGCCAACCCGACGAGCAACTGCTGGAGCAGGTCAAACAGCTGGCTGCCGTCCAGAAGCTCCGCTTCGGACCTGTCGAAAATGCCGCCCTCCACTTGGACCAGATTCCTATGCTGCGGCTCGGTTCGGAAATACTCAAGTACAACCGCTTCATCGCGACCAAGTGCTTCGAACGGGAGGAGGTGCGAACCGTGGTGGAAGGGCTGAAATCGTTGGTATTCCTGGCCAACGATGACCTGAAGGTTGTGGTGGGGGTGGTGCACGGGGAAGGTGCTTACATTGACACCGTGAAGTTCACGCTGGAGAATTGA